A genomic window from Fimbriimonadaceae bacterium includes:
- a CDS encoding PEP-CTERM sorting domain-containing protein (PEP-CTERM proteins occur, often in large numbers, in the proteomes of bacteria that also encode an exosortase, a predicted intramembrane cysteine proteinase. The presence of a PEP-CTERM domain at a protein's C-terminus predicts cleavage within the sorting domain, followed by covalent anchoring to some some component of the (usually Gram-negative) cell surface. Many PEP-CTERM proteins exhibit an unusual sequence composition that includes large numbers of potential glycosylation sites. Expression of one such protein has been shown restore the ability of a bacterium to form floc, a type of biofilm.), giving the protein MMQKAFGIALLVSICGTALAQRTPLALSGYNYDGIADGLGSPAGSTTGTLDSIYVYYTQGYNPGAPTSGLPTTPFVSALDASTTFQIAPPSANNLLWLQQAGSGSTSGTLSLVSPGKYLSLAFLVTGFNGSHPGSYALNFSTGGATTGTFTANDNFNQAGVAIGGFGRVGRGDGIFDAVGSTNPRLYQITVSLSAGDQARTLQSVSFTNNETSGITFHDIGVFGISGEANPVPEPATVLALGAGLALLRRRRKQ; this is encoded by the coding sequence ATGATGCAAAAGGCTTTCGGGATCGCGCTCTTGGTTTCGATCTGTGGAACAGCGCTGGCCCAGCGCACCCCGCTGGCATTGAGCGGCTACAACTACGATGGGATCGCGGACGGGCTCGGTTCGCCCGCCGGCAGCACGACGGGGACGCTCGATAGCATTTACGTGTACTACACCCAGGGTTACAACCCGGGCGCCCCGACCTCCGGACTGCCGACGACGCCGTTTGTCAGCGCACTTGACGCTTCAACCACGTTCCAGATCGCACCACCCAGTGCGAACAACCTCTTGTGGCTGCAGCAGGCTGGCTCCGGGTCAACGTCTGGGACGCTGTCGCTGGTTTCGCCCGGCAAGTATCTCAGCCTTGCATTCCTCGTGACGGGGTTCAACGGGAGCCATCCCGGCTCGTACGCGCTCAACTTCTCGACGGGTGGGGCGACGACCGGAACTTTCACGGCGAACGACAACTTCAACCAAGCGGGCGTGGCGATCGGCGGATTCGGCCGGGTGGGCCGAGGCGACGGAATCTTCGATGCGGTCGGTTCGACGAACCCTCGGCTCTATCAGATCACCGTGAGCCTGTCTGCAGGCGATCAGGCACGTACCCTGCAGAGTGTCTCGTTCACCAACAACGAGACGTCGGGCATCACCTTCCACGACATCGGGGTCTTCGGGATCAGCGGAGAAGCCAACCCGGTTCCGGAACCAGCCACCGTGTTGGCGTTGGGCGCCGGACTTGCGCTCCTTCGGCGACGTCGCAAGCAGTAG
- a CDS encoding VIT and VWA domain-containing protein, whose translation MLAYAWLAVGAWALQGGPAVDPGSLQILDSEGRPGVACPLKGTDVGATIEGFGARVVVVQTFTNPSPKPIEAIYTFPLPENSAVDGMRMFVGDRIIEGVIKKRAEARETYEKAKKEGKSAALLDQQRPNIFTQSVANIPPGAEIRVAITYVQILKFEKSEFEFVFPMVVGHRFTGATTPDPEKVSPPIVPRGTRSGANIRLTVTLDAGAPITSLSSVLHRVDVEREGATRARVQLANANEIPNRDFILHYSVAGDSVVGSLLTTTDPKKGGFFTLVLVPPKAPTESQVTPKEAILVIDQSGSQDGLPIEKSKALSTKAIDALNPNDTFNVVSFANTYTVLWPRPRPVTTANQYTAKQYVAKLEANGGTHLEEAVAAALTMPPDPKRPRVVLFNTDGYIGGEAEALKAIQRHRGNARIFTFGIGNSVNRYLIEAMSAEGRGDAEIVTLNADLDAAVDRLVQRTDSPILTDIDVSFEGVRVRDTLPRAIPDVFSETPVIVKGRYDRPGTGFVIVKGKLAGKPWQARYPVTFPSQGNSGSAIGSLWARAKVDDLELQQRFEEVWGQAPAQPRKEDFWKNAITGLALEFSIMTKYTSFVAVDKRIVNPGGQQETVHVPIDMADGVTYEGIFGKVDERLAPTNSPDTYRPGDPLLSIDAPQNARQVVAVFPEGDVKPLEWNATARRWEVRFDIPASFADGSYTVTVYIVEADGTRRVVKMPFEVSTVAPEMHPLSRLLKADTIRLELDPDPRWARISLLTPWGDRLEFVYDAATGKIRLDVVLPRGFEGGWFRLVGLDRAHNQAQMRILINARGEILKREPIR comes from the coding sequence ATGCTCGCATACGCATGGCTGGCGGTTGGTGCTTGGGCGCTTCAGGGAGGTCCCGCCGTCGATCCCGGCTCCCTCCAGATCCTGGACAGCGAGGGACGGCCCGGGGTGGCGTGTCCGCTCAAAGGCACGGACGTCGGCGCGACGATCGAAGGGTTTGGAGCCCGTGTCGTAGTCGTCCAGACGTTCACCAATCCGAGTCCGAAGCCCATCGAGGCGATCTACACCTTCCCGCTCCCCGAGAACTCGGCTGTCGACGGGATGCGCATGTTCGTCGGCGACCGCATCATCGAAGGGGTGATCAAGAAGCGCGCCGAGGCGCGCGAGACGTACGAGAAGGCGAAGAAGGAGGGCAAGTCCGCGGCGCTGCTCGACCAGCAAAGGCCGAACATCTTCACCCAGTCCGTTGCGAACATCCCGCCCGGCGCGGAGATACGGGTGGCCATCACCTACGTTCAGATCCTCAAGTTCGAGAAAAGCGAGTTCGAATTCGTGTTCCCGATGGTGGTCGGGCACCGTTTCACCGGAGCCACGACGCCCGATCCGGAGAAGGTCAGCCCGCCGATCGTGCCTCGGGGCACCCGCTCGGGAGCGAACATTCGCCTGACCGTCACCCTCGATGCCGGGGCGCCGATCACCTCGTTGTCTTCCGTCCTTCATAGGGTCGACGTGGAGCGCGAGGGCGCCACCCGCGCCCGTGTCCAGCTGGCGAACGCGAACGAAATCCCGAATCGCGATTTCATCCTCCACTACAGCGTCGCGGGGGACAGCGTGGTCGGAAGTCTGCTCACGACGACCGACCCCAAGAAGGGCGGGTTCTTCACCCTCGTGCTCGTCCCGCCCAAAGCTCCAACCGAGAGCCAGGTGACGCCCAAGGAAGCGATCCTCGTGATCGATCAAAGCGGGAGCCAGGACGGCCTTCCGATCGAGAAGTCCAAGGCGCTTTCCACCAAGGCGATCGACGCCCTGAACCCCAACGACACGTTCAACGTCGTCTCGTTCGCGAACACCTACACGGTCCTCTGGCCCCGACCGCGTCCCGTCACCACCGCCAATCAGTACACCGCCAAGCAGTACGTGGCGAAGCTCGAAGCCAACGGGGGAACGCACCTCGAAGAAGCCGTCGCGGCCGCCCTCACGATGCCGCCCGATCCGAAGCGCCCCCGCGTGGTCCTCTTCAACACCGACGGGTACATCGGAGGCGAGGCGGAAGCGCTCAAGGCCATCCAACGCCACCGGGGTAACGCGCGCATCTTCACGTTCGGAATTGGCAACTCGGTGAACCGCTACCTCATTGAAGCGATGAGCGCCGAGGGCCGGGGCGATGCGGAGATCGTCACACTGAACGCCGATCTCGACGCGGCCGTGGACCGTCTGGTGCAGCGCACCGACTCCCCGATCCTCACCGACATCGACGTCTCGTTCGAAGGCGTGCGCGTGCGCGACACGCTCCCTCGGGCGATTCCAGACGTGTTCAGCGAGACGCCCGTGATCGTGAAGGGCCGGTACGACCGTCCGGGCACTGGCTTCGTGATCGTGAAAGGCAAGCTGGCCGGCAAACCCTGGCAAGCGCGCTACCCCGTGACCTTCCCCTCGCAAGGCAACTCGGGTTCCGCGATCGGGTCGCTTTGGGCCCGCGCCAAGGTTGACGACCTGGAGCTTCAACAACGGTTTGAGGAGGTGTGGGGTCAGGCGCCCGCGCAGCCCCGCAAAGAGGATTTTTGGAAGAACGCGATCACTGGTCTCGCCCTTGAATTTTCGATCATGACCAAGTACACGTCGTTCGTCGCCGTGGACAAGCGCATCGTGAATCCAGGAGGACAACAGGAAACGGTCCACGTCCCGATCGACATGGCCGACGGGGTAACTTACGAAGGGATCTTCGGGAAGGTCGACGAGCGGCTGGCACCGACCAACAGCCCGGACACGTACCGGCCGGGAGATCCTCTGCTCAGCATCGACGCACCTCAGAACGCGCGCCAAGTGGTCGCCGTGTTTCCCGAGGGCGACGTGAAGCCCTTGGAGTGGAACGCGACCGCCCGGCGCTGGGAGGTTCGGTTCGATATCCCAGCCTCGTTTGCGGATGGGAGCTACACGGTAACGGTCTACATCGTGGAGGCCGATGGCACGCGCCGGGTCGTGAAGATGCCTTTCGAGGTGTCCACCGTTGCGCCGGAGATGCACCCGTTGAGCCGACTGCTCAAGGCCGACACGATTCGGCTGGAGCTGGATCCCGATCCGCGCTGGGCGCGAATCAGTCTCCTGACTCCATGGGGCGACCGGCTCGAGTTCGTGTACGACGCGGCGACGGGGAAGATCCGGCTCGATGTGGTCCTTCCGAGGGGTTTTGAGGGAGGTTGGTTCCGGCTGGTCGGTCTCGACCGGGCGCACAATCAAGCCCAGATGAGGATCTTGATCAACGCCCGCGGCGAGATCCTGAAACGGGAACCGATCCGCTAA